The nucleotide window CGGCCCCATCCGGGGCGATACCCAGACGCCCGCCACCATTTATTTTTCGAACGTCCCAAGGGAGGGTGATAATAAACGCTTGGCAACACGGCACTTGAAAACTGCACGACCTCCTTAAGGGGACGGGTAGTCCGTGGCTTCCGCCAGCAGGTTCACTGCTCGGTCGATTTGTTCGCGGCTGGTCGTCCAGCCCACTGAGATTCGAATCGCCCGGCCGACCTCTTTTTCGCTGCAGCCGATCGCTTGGAGCACGCGGGTCATCTCATCAGGGGGTGATTCCGACTGAGCCAAGCCGGCGACCAAATGTCGAGCGGCTTTTTGGATGCGTTTGGCTTCCGCCGGCATTTGAACGGTGACGGTGTTTGGCAAGCCATCGACGTGTTCCGCAAAGACCGTCACTCGCTCACCGAGGTTGCTTCGCAGCCCATCGATCAGCCGTTGACGCAGTTCCGCGAGGGTCGCGTAGGCTTCGTCGACGCATCGGCCTGCCATCGAAGCGGCGGAGCCGAAGCCGACAATGCCGGGGACGTTTTCACTGCCAGCTCGCAGGCCCATTTCGCGGCTCTCACCGAACAGAATGGGTTTGAGTTCGAGGCCGCGGCGGACGAACAGGGCGCCCACACCTTTGGGGCCATACATTTTGTGAGCGCTGAGAGCCAACGAGTCGACCCGAAGCTGGGTCACATCGACAGGGACCTTGCCGACCGCGGTGGTCGCATCGCAGTGAATTCGGATGCCCCGGTTGTGGCAGCGGTCCGCCAATTCACGAATCGGTTGCAGGGTGCCGAGCACATGGTTGGCCAATTGCAGGCAGACCATCTGCGTGGATTCCCGGAAGCGCTTCTCAAATTCGTCTGCGGGGACCATCCCTTGAGCGTCGCAGGGGACCAGTTCCACGTCCCAGCCGAGGCGTCCCAGTTGCAAGCCCGCCTGCATGACAGCATCGTGCTCGACGTTGCTGATCAACACGTGGGGAGGACCGTCCAGCGGATCCATGGTGTGGTCAAAATCTGCCGCGCCAAGGATTCCGAGGTTGTTTGCTTCGGTTCCGCCGCTGGTGAACACCAATTCAAAGGGTTCGCAGCCGATCAGAAAGGCGACGGATTCGCGGGCGCCTTCGATCGCTTCGCTGACGGCGGAGGCATGAACATGCGATTGGGTCGGCAGCATGAAGTGTGTCGACCAATACGGCTGCATTGCCTCGATCACCGAGGGGGCCATCGGTGTGGTGCGATTGAAATCGAGGTAAATCAGTGACACGGCGGGAGAGTCAGAGGCGGCATAGCAAAGGAAGCGAATGCCAAGATTAACCCCTTTGCCGTGTGAATCCAGCCGCCATCATCGCAATTCCGATGGCGGGGCAGTTTCGCCGTGAACCTCGGTTTCGCGATGCGATGGATCAGCGAGGTTTTTTCTTGCGTCCTTTGGCCAGACGCTTCATCTTTTTGACTTCCTCTTCGGAGACGACCCAGCCGCGACAATTGCGGGCACCGCACTGACACTTGGGATTCCAGTCGAAGGCTTCCCAGGCATAGTCGAAGGTGATTTCGGTTTCAGCTTCGATGTTGCAGATCGCGACGACGCCCAGCGAAAAATTGGTCAACTGCACCAATTCACAGTTGGGACTGCACGAGTGATTCATGAAGGCACCTGGCGTGCTGGGTTCGAGGTACCAGTCTTTGTCCAGATCCATCACATATTCACTGCCCACGTAGTGTTTTTTGTGAATCAGTTGTCCAGTGACTTCGAACACCAGTTCGCCGGGTTGGAATTGGCGAGCTGCGTAGACGCCGAAGCCACACCGTCCCGTCCCTTTGACTTCGATGTCGTCGTCGTAGTACGAGCGGTAGGAATAGTCCTTGTCAACGACAGCTTGGAGCTTCTTGCGGCGTTGTTTATCCAGTGCGGTCATTCGGTTTTTTGAAGAAAGATGAAGAGGAGACCATGGACGGATGTTACCAAGCTTTGCGAAACCGGAGCGGACCGTCAACGAGCAAACGAGCGAAATTTGCCGCCCGTTCTTGGCAGTGTCGATCCTAATCAGTTTGAAACGAATGTGAGGGCTGCGCGAGATCTAAAAAAACGTTCGACGTGCGACCGGGGGGAATGCCGATCTCAACGAAGCCAGCCGGTTTGATTGGTTTCCAGTTCCAAGGGATTTTCCATGTCACGTTCGCTCTTCACTTTCTTTTGTGTGATGACCATTTCTTTGGTCACCACCCATGCTCACGCGGACCTGGACTCCCTGTTGGGAGCTTGGACCCAGGAGGCTTCTGCGGATCAGGCCGCGGGGGAATCGTTGGTGCTCAACAATGCCTCCGAACCATCGCTGCAAGTTCAGCACGTGCCCTCACCCGAGGAACTGTTTCCTTCGCAACCCGTTGCGACGGTGAACCCCTACGCGGTGACGCCTGGATCGATTGATTGTGGCGGCTGCGATTCAGCGGGGCCCTGCCAGCAACCTGCCTGCAAGACGTGTGGGCCCAAGTTCAAATGGGCCAAGCGATTTGGCAGCGGATGTGATTCTTGCGGCGAGTTGGTCGAACCGGGTTGCCAATCTTGCAAGTCGTGTGGACTGGGTGGCAAACTCAAAGGTCTGGGCAGCAAGGGCTGCAACACGTGCGGCGAGATTGTGGAAGGCTGTCAATCCGGATGCAACGTTGGGCTGAGCGAGTGTCGTCCGCACCGTGCTCCCACGCTGCCACCGCCAAGCTCGATGCTGGAGTACTTCCGCAGCCGACCTTCGTACTCAGGGATCTGGGCTGGGTACGCCGAAGAAACTCGCAACCGTTGTCGCAACAAGAGCCCTCACGTGTTGGGCACTTGCGATTGCTTGGGATGCCGAACCGGTGGCTACCAATCGGGCAACTGTGCAACCGGAAGCTGCGGCCCGGTCTCACCAACGGCCTGCGGTTGTGGTAGCTGTGGTCACTGAGTGTTCGTAGCGGAGCCGGTTCGCTCAGGCAGCTTCGCCGACCCAACTGCGAATCACGTTGGCGGCAACTTCGGGATTGTCCTCCACCAAGGCGACCAGTTCGTCTTTGAGAGAGCCACCGGTGATCTCCATCGCCTCGACCTTGTCCGCTTGTTCCTCCACCGTGATCGGAGGGGCAGGCAGTTCCAAGCCGAATCCTTCTTTGAAGTCGGTGGGGTCGGCATTGCCGCTGAGTGACTTCACGCTGCTGCGAGCGATCAAGAGTGCGGCGGCAGCCAACCCCAGCATGGCCAAGGTTTGCCATGAATCCGACAGCCAAGACAGGGCAATCGTGGCGGTGGCGGGCGCGTCCAAGGCGGGCTCGGGCAAATCGATGTAGTCCCAGACTTGGACCAGCGGGAACCGGTCTTCGCCGGCAGCAACATCGGGTAGCAATGCCGTGACGGCTTGTTGGATTTCGGTTTCGGTTTGTTCTTTGAGGGCGACCAGGTCGGCGGTTTCCAACGGTTTGATGTCGTCCACGGTTTGGCCCGGGTTGGCTTCGAGCTGTTGCTTGGTCCAAACCTTCTTGTAGTAGCTTTGTGGCAAGCCAATCGAAACCTTCACGCGTTTGACGGGCAGTCCCGCCATCCGAGTCGTTGAGTACTCTTGTCCGGCAACCCGGTTGCTGGTTCGCTCATCTTCTTTTGTTTTGGATGTTTGAGCGGTGGCGTCCAGTTTGACAGGTCGGTTGCTGCTCAAGGCATTCGTTTGGGCGCCGGGGACTCCACCGGGCGTGGGACGCGATGACTCGGTTTCGCGTTTTCGCGAGGTTTCGTTGAGCGTCGTGGGTTGATCCGCGTAGCTCAAGCTCGCTTTCTCGGTGCTCATCGTCGGGTCGATTTCGACGTGTGTCGCCACGTGGATCTTTCCGTAACCCATCAAGTGGTTGCGGATCTTCATCTCGAACCGCTCTTCTTCTTCCCGGCGTTTTCGGGACAGTGGGTCGTCGTCATCGGCCAAATCGAAGGATGAGGAACCGTTGGTGTCCGTGACCACGACATCGTCGATCGACATGCCTGCGAACGAGGCTTGGACAAGGTCTTTGATTTGCATCACACGTGCTCGTGGCAGCGGTTGGATGCCTTCGGGTTCGATGGTCACGCTGGCGGATTGTGTCCGGGCGCGGGAAAGTCCCATGCGTTCGCCTTGGTCGTATTCCACTCTCGCCGTTCGGATGTCGTTGAACATCATGATGCTACGAGCGATGTCGAGCAGTTTGGCGTTCAATTCCCTCGCCACACGTTGTTCGTTCGATTCAAACGGGCTGGCTTTTTCAATCGCGGCTTGGACACTGGTTCGCAATGACAGCGGGAGCGAAGCAGAGCTTTCCAGTGCCTTCAGGAATTCACTGCGTGATTCGATCGGGATTTTGATCCGGCGACCATCGCGGGTCCAGCCTCGCAGGTCGGCGTTTCCAAAGGCGACTTCGGCCGCATCCAAATCGCGTTCACTGAAGCTCCGGCCGCCCAACAAGTATTCGCTGGTTGGAGTCGAGCTGCCGCGCACCAAGAAACCCATCGCCACAATGATGGCTGTCAGCAACAGCCCCGCGATGATTCGCGAGGGGACGGGCATCGTGGAATAGATGCTTCGAAATTGATCGAGAGCGTTTTGAAGCATAGAAGGTTAGTCAGATCTGAACTTGTTGGATTTCTCGATAGGCGTCCATCAGCTTGTTGCGGATTTGCATCAGCATCCGGAATGCCAAGTCGGCCTTTTGGACCGAGGTGAGGACTTCGGCTTCGTTGACATCGCCGCCGGTCAACATGGAGTGAACCATGGAGTCGGCTTGGTTCTGCATTGAGTTGACGCCTTTGACTTGATTCATCAACAGGTTGCCCATCTCACCGAATGAAGAGTCGGTGGAGCTGGACGGCGTGGAGTTGGGGTCAAGCAGTGAAAAGGCTTGGTTGGATCCGTGTTGTTCGAGTCCTGCCGGTTTGGTCGCCTGCGACGACGCACCGCTCTGCAACGCACTGAACGTTGGCGGCGGACGGAAGGAAGCAACGGGACGCATGCGGACTGGGGCGAATCAAAGAGGAGGGTGAAATGTGTCTCGAACGATCAGGGGCCGGCCATTCAGGTCAGGCAAGGATGGCGAGTCGTTGGCGGCTCATGCTCTTGCTGATTTCAATCACACCCACGTTGGCTTCGTAAGCACGCGTGCTTTCCAAGGCGTCAACCATTTGAGTGGTGAGGTCGATGTTGGGGTGAGCGACATAGCCTTCCCACTTGCCTTCGTCGATCGCCAAGGGGTGATCGGGTTGGTAGCGATAGAGCGGTTCTGATTCGTCCAGCATGACTTCGGCGACTTTCACGCCAGCGGCCTCACCGGGGCTGGCCGTTTCGTCGGTTTGAAAGACGACTTGCCGGGCTTGGTAAGGATTGGGGTTTCCGTTTTCGTCGACCAAGGAGGACATGTTGGCGATGTTGCCCGAGATTGCATTGAGCCGCGTGCGTTGGGCAACCAACGCGGAGGTGCTGATGTCGAGTGCACTGATCATGGCGATCTCCAGACAATGAGGGGGACGAATCGAATGAGGAAGGCGTGTCAGGCACGTTCGGTGATCGCGGCACGCAGCAGTTCAAACTGGCTGCGAAGCGTGGTCACGGCGAGGTCGTGCAGGTGTTGGTTCTTGGATATCTCGGTGACTTGTTGTTCCAGCGAAACGTCGCTGTTGTCGTGATAGACAACTTGTTCCATCGCAGCTCGTGGGCCGCTGAATTGGTCGTCACGCGTGACTGATTCTGCGGTTCGCGAGGGGCTCAACGCTGAAAATGATTCGGGGCTCATCGCGTCGCTGGACGGGTTCGGCATGCCGACCGTGCCGCCACGGATGGCAGTTCCAAAGGGATTGTGGACCCAAGCTGGAATGTGTCCTTCGCTCAGGTCAGGTTGAGTGATCGAGGGGCCGGGTGACTGCTCCTTGCCACGGTCGCGAATCGAATCGGCCAAGGCGGTTTGGAATTGTCCTTGATCCAGGTCGCGACTGCGGTAATCGGGCGTGCTCAGGTTGGCAATGTTGCCAGCCAGCAGTTCGTGGCGTCGTTCGGTGAACGCCAGCGTCTGCTCGAGTGCACCGATGGTTGTCGAGGCGACTGGATTGAACATTTTCAAGCGGCCCGGCGTTTGGCGACTTGGTAGTGGGGGAATTTGACCGTCACTGCACCGCCGCCCTGAGGGCAATCTTGCCAATTCAGTTCCGCCGACAAGGCCGCCGCGATCATCGGCAGCTTGCAGGCTCGTTGATCGACTGCAGCACCGGTGTCAGCGAGTTCGATCTCGATGCCGGTGTTGGTTTGGCAGCCGGTGATGGTGAGTTCGCCACCCTCGGGCATTTCGATCAGGGCTTGTCGAATCAGGCTTTCGATCAACTGGCAAAAAGACGCCTGATCGGCGGGCAAACGCAGGGCGGCGTCCATGTCCACCTCCAAGCAAACTGGTGCTGGGTGGGCGACCAACATGGGCGATGCGAGCGTTTCCACCAAAATGGCTAAAGGTGGATCGTTGTCCTGGCCGATGAAATGATGTGACATGATAGGTTTCCGATGACGTTCATTTTTGGACGCGTCCGTGCGTTCCCGTTTGCTGTTAGCGTTCGGAGGGCGTTCGCTGCAAGATCAATCTTTTCCGGCACCCGGTTTTCATGTCCGTTTCTTCTCGATCCCAAGCTGCTGAAATCGCTTCGCGGATTTCTCGCCGTCGCCTGCTGGCAGGCGCGGGAGCAATCGGGGTGGCTGGGTGTGAAACCCGTCGTGAAACAACAACTGCGTTTCAAGTGGCCGGCCCATCGATGGCTCCGACTGTGTGGGGGCCTTCCGTGGAGTTCTCGTGTGAGGCGTGCTCGATTCCTCTTCGTGTGGACGCGGAGATTTGGCGATCGATCCGCCCAAGATTGATTCCAGCGGAGAGCCAACCTGGTTCCAGGCCTCGATGTTGGCACTGTGGGACTCCCGTGAGTGGTGAATCGATCGACTCATTGAGCTTCCTGTCGGCGGATGTGGTCACCGTTCGTTCATCCACGGCTGCTCAGCTTCAGGGCCGGTTGGGTGCCGGGGAAATGCCGTTGGTCGTGCTGGACCACGAGGGCCAGACTCATCTCAAAAGAGTGCTTGCCGGCCCCGGGCAGAAGGTGACTTCGGATGACCGCGGGCGGATGCGCGTGGATGGCAAGCTCATCGAGCCATCTGATTTGCCGGGTTTGCCAATCGACATTGACCAGCGACGGACGGGCGAGATCGCCAGCCGCTGGAGTTGCTTCCCCTCGCTGGCATGGCAACGTGATCCAGAAGGGAATTGGTTTGATTCAGCTGAGACGAGCGAACCAAGGCCCGAGCTCGTTTGGTTGGTCTACGAACACCGCAACGTCTACCGTGGCAATGTGGTCAGCCGAGTGTTCGATGATTGCCCTGCGAACATGGGGCTGGATCGACGACTCCACCCGGTCGATCAGGTTGGACTGACGGTTCAACTGCAGTTGCGTCCAGCGGGAAGCAGCCAGGAAAGCAAGCAGGCCGCCATGGAATCAACCAGCGGACAAATCCACGCAGTGGCGTGGACCGATCAAGGCGTGCGTGTTGTCTCGAAGAAGCTGCCAGAGAAATTGGATGACCAAAGCATGCTGGTCAAGTTTGAGCCGCAGGCGTTCAGGACGGGGCGTCGGTTCGATCGGAGTGAGCTGAGCCTGGCAAGTGCTCCCGCTGTTTCCGCCACGTCGCCGGTGGCAATTGGTTGGAGCACCAATTCGATCGTCCGCGTTGGGGATTTGCGATTGTGGCGGCCCATTCAGTGGCGAATGGAAACCCCGTCGCGATGGCCCCTTCAGGCCAAGGAATGGTTTGTGGCGGGAGACAACACGCCCGTTTCAGTCGACAGTCGACGTTGGGGGCCGATTCACACGGACCAAATCATCGGGATTTGCGACCCGATTGTTCGCGACGAGACACTCCGTCGCGACTCGAAAACGCTGCATGGTTGAACAGCAGTCTGTTGAGCTGGGACGCCGGGCTACAGCGTGGTCCGGACGGTTGCGACAGCGACGCCCACCACCTTGGGGTTCACAACGGTGACGGGGGACAGGTCGCGATCGCCGTTGCGTAGTTCCACGTGGCCGTTGATCGGATGCCAATAGCGAAGCGAAACATTTCCAGGGGTGGTCTCGATCGCGGCGAGTTGCCCCGGTTGGACGCTGTCCTGCTTGTTGATCACGATGTAATCACCATCATGGATCCCGCGACTGGCCAGAGAGTCCCCTGATATTTGAACAACAAATCGATCGCCGTCGGCAAGGATCTTGCCTAAATCAACCACATCGGTCGCGTTCATATCGATGTCCGTGGGTTGGCTTCGGACGATGCCTGCCATCGGCAAACCCGTGGGGGAACGAGCGTTTTCGCCCGTCAACTCGATTGCTCGCGACTTGTTGGCTTTCCTGGTGATCAATCCTTTGCGTTCGAGCGCGCGGAGGTGACACATGACACCATTGGGACTTCGGATGCCGAAATGCTCGCCAATCTCACGAACGGTGGGCCCATAACCTCGTTCTTGGATCAAGGAGCGAACTAGCTCGTAGACCTCTCTTTGTCTTTCGGTCAGTTGAACTTTGGCCATGAATTTCGCGGAGGGAGGTGGGGTGGGGGGCAAAGGAGCGATCCCATCGCTCTAACAGAAGCCTAGCATGTGAATCACTTTGATGACGTGCTTTTTATGACCAGTTTTTGCATCGACGACGTCGCGGTCCCCTGTGCGGAATTGCGCGCTCGTCGAAGGTGGCATCAGAAATCCAACGACTCACCCTGCGGGGTGGTTCGTTGTCCCCTGTGGATCTTCCGTTGCTCGAGGGGCGAAGGGACACTGCGTGCCAAAGCGATTGGCTGAGCATAGCTAAAATTGAACGGCTCGTGTTGCTCGCCCATAGCAAAAACTAGCTTCGGAGAGGTTGGTTGAGAGCCCCCTGCTTCTCTGGCGAGCTATCGAAGATTGAGAGCGACCACCACCAACCCTGCTGGGATGCACCAGTATGCGAACCAG belongs to Rhodopirellula islandica and includes:
- a CDS encoding ATP-binding protein, producing MSHHFIGQDNDPPLAILVETLASPMLVAHPAPVCLEVDMDAALRLPADQASFCQLIESLIRQALIEMPEGGELTITGCQTNTGIEIELADTGAAVDQRACKLPMIAAALSAELNWQDCPQGGGAVTVKFPHYQVAKRRAA
- a CDS encoding SET domain-containing protein, with translation MTALDKQRRKKLQAVVDKDYSYRSYYDDDIEVKGTGRCGFGVYAARQFQPGELVFEVTGQLIHKKHYVGSEYVMDLDKDWYLEPSTPGAFMNHSCSPNCELVQLTNFSLGVVAICNIEAETEITFDYAWEAFDWNPKCQCGARNCRGWVVSEEEVKKMKRLAKGRKKKPR
- the lexA gene encoding transcriptional repressor LexA; its protein translation is MAKVQLTERQREVYELVRSLIQERGYGPTVREIGEHFGIRSPNGVMCHLRALERKGLITRKANKSRAIELTGENARSPTGLPMAGIVRSQPTDIDMNATDVVDLGKILADGDRFVVQISGDSLASRGIHDGDYIVINKQDSVQPGQLAAIETTPGNVSLRYWHPINGHVELRNGDRDLSPVTVVNPKVVGVAVATVRTTL
- a CDS encoding cysteine desulfurase family protein — encoded protein: MSLIYLDFNRTTPMAPSVIEAMQPYWSTHFMLPTQSHVHASAVSEAIEGARESVAFLIGCEPFELVFTSGGTEANNLGILGAADFDHTMDPLDGPPHVLISNVEHDAVMQAGLQLGRLGWDVELVPCDAQGMVPADEFEKRFRESTQMVCLQLANHVLGTLQPIRELADRCHNRGIRIHCDATTAVGKVPVDVTQLRVDSLALSAHKMYGPKGVGALFVRRGLELKPILFGESREMGLRAGSENVPGIVGFGSAASMAGRCVDEAYATLAELRQRLIDGLRSNLGERVTVFAEHVDGLPNTVTVQMPAEAKRIQKAARHLVAGLAQSESPPDEMTRVLQAIGCSEKEVGRAIRISVGWTTSREQIDRAVNLLAEATDYPSP
- a CDS encoding S26 family signal peptidase, coding for MSGESIDSLSFLSADVVTVRSSTAAQLQGRLGAGEMPLVVLDHEGQTHLKRVLAGPGQKVTSDDRGRMRVDGKLIEPSDLPGLPIDIDQRRTGEIASRWSCFPSLAWQRDPEGNWFDSAETSEPRPELVWLVYEHRNVYRGNVVSRVFDDCPANMGLDRRLHPVDQVGLTVQLQLRPAGSSQESKQAAMESTSGQIHAVAWTDQGVRVVSKKLPEKLDDQSMLVKFEPQAFRTGRRFDRSELSLASAPAVSATSPVAIGWSTNSIVRVGDLRLWRPIQWRMETPSRWPLQAKEWFVAGDNTPVSVDSRRWGPIHTDQIIGICDPIVRDETLRRDSKTLHG
- a CDS encoding flagellar M-ring protein FliF C-terminal domain-containing protein, whose protein sequence is MLQNALDQFRSIYSTMPVPSRIIAGLLLTAIIVAMGFLVRGSSTPTSEYLLGGRSFSERDLDAAEVAFGNADLRGWTRDGRRIKIPIESRSEFLKALESSASLPLSLRTSVQAAIEKASPFESNEQRVARELNAKLLDIARSIMMFNDIRTARVEYDQGERMGLSRARTQSASVTIEPEGIQPLPRARVMQIKDLVQASFAGMSIDDVVVTDTNGSSSFDLADDDDPLSRKRREEEERFEMKIRNHLMGYGKIHVATHVEIDPTMSTEKASLSYADQPTTLNETSRKRETESSRPTPGGVPGAQTNALSSNRPVKLDATAQTSKTKEDERTSNRVAGQEYSTTRMAGLPVKRVKVSIGLPQSYYKKVWTKQQLEANPGQTVDDIKPLETADLVALKEQTETEIQQAVTALLPDVAAGEDRFPLVQVWDYIDLPEPALDAPATATIALSWLSDSWQTLAMLGLAAAALLIARSSVKSLSGNADPTDFKEGFGLELPAPPITVEEQADKVEAMEITGGSLKDELVALVEDNPEVAANVIRSWVGEAA
- the fliE gene encoding flagellar hook-basal body complex protein FliE, yielding MRPVASFRPPPTFSALQSGASSQATKPAGLEQHGSNQAFSLLDPNSTPSSSTDSSFGEMGNLLMNQVKGVNSMQNQADSMVHSMLTGGDVNEAEVLTSVQKADLAFRMLMQIRNKLMDAYREIQQVQI
- a CDS encoding flagellar basal body rod protein FlgB produces the protein MFNPVASTTIGALEQTLAFTERRHELLAGNIANLSTPDYRSRDLDQGQFQTALADSIRDRGKEQSPGPSITQPDLSEGHIPAWVHNPFGTAIRGGTVGMPNPSSDAMSPESFSALSPSRTAESVTRDDQFSGPRAAMEQVVYHDNSDVSLEQQVTEISKNQHLHDLAVTTLRSQFELLRAAITERA
- the flgC gene encoding flagellar basal body rod protein FlgC, coding for MISALDISTSALVAQRTRLNAISGNIANMSSLVDENGNPNPYQARQVVFQTDETASPGEAAGVKVAEVMLDESEPLYRYQPDHPLAIDEGKWEGYVAHPNIDLTTQMVDALESTRAYEANVGVIEISKSMSRQRLAILA